One window of the Peptacetobacter hiranonis genome contains the following:
- the nagA gene encoding N-acetylglucosamine-6-phosphate deacetylase, which produces MKCLTNGRIILKDKVLEGKNIIFDSKIQSITSEIPEGCEVIDAKGQYISPGLIDIHIHGNMGEDTMNGTDHAIETMSKSVARHGVTGFLPTTMTMGKSDIYTALDTIRRAKARKLNGSQVLGSHVEGPFINEAFKGAQNAKFIAIPEFSFIKDYSDVIKVITIAPEKDENFEFIKAVKRSTDILISMGHSKATFDEANAAIDEGVGSVTHLFNAQTGLNHREPGIVGAALTRDVFTEIIADTIHVNKGLFQFVIHNKGKNKLILITDSMEAGGLEDGEYSLGGQKVIVKDNAARLENGALAGSVSAMNSMVRNFYNNTDLTVVEAINLASLNPATAIHVDDKKGSIEIGKDADFALFDDDFNCSMTICTGDIVFEQK; this is translated from the coding sequence ATGAAATGCCTTACAAACGGTAGAATTATATTAAAAGACAAAGTTTTAGAAGGAAAAAATATTATATTCGATAGCAAAATACAGAGTATAACTAGTGAAATTCCTGAAGGGTGCGAGGTAATAGACGCTAAAGGTCAGTATATATCTCCAGGTTTAATAGATATACATATACATGGTAATATGGGTGAAGATACTATGAATGGTACAGACCACGCAATAGAAACTATGTCAAAATCTGTTGCACGTCATGGTGTTACAGGGTTCTTACCAACAACTATGACAATGGGAAAATCTGATATATATACAGCTTTAGATACAATAAGAAGAGCAAAAGCTAGAAAATTAAACGGTTCTCAGGTACTTGGATCTCATGTTGAAGGGCCATTTATAAATGAAGCATTTAAAGGTGCTCAGAATGCTAAATTCATAGCAATACCTGAATTCTCATTTATAAAAGACTATTCAGATGTTATAAAAGTTATAACAATAGCTCCAGAAAAAGACGAAAACTTTGAATTTATAAAAGCTGTTAAGAGAAGTACAGATATATTAATATCTATGGGACACAGTAAAGCTACATTTGATGAAGCAAATGCAGCTATAGATGAAGGTGTTGGAAGTGTTACTCACTTATTCAACGCTCAGACAGGATTAAACCACAGAGAGCCAGGAATAGTTGGTGCAGCACTTACTAGAGATGTATTCACTGAAATAATAGCAGATACAATACATGTAAACAAAGGATTATTCCAGTTTGTAATACATAACAAAGGTAAAAATAAATTAATACTTATAACAGACTCAATGGAAGCTGGAGGTCTTGAAGATGGAGAATACTCATTAGGTGGACAGAAAGTTATAGTTAAAGATAATGCTGCTAGATTAGAAAATGGAGCATTAGCAGGAAGTGTTTCAGCAATGAACTCTATGGTAAGAAACTTCTACAACAACACAGATTTAACAGTAGTAGAAGCTATAAATCTTGCTTCTTTAAACCCAGCAACTGCAATACATGTAGATGATAAAAAAGGTAGTATAGAAATAGGTAAAGATGCAGACTTTGCATTATTTGACGATGATTTCAACTGCAGTATGACAATTTGTACAGGAGATATAGTATTCGAGCAGAAATAG
- a CDS encoding GntR family transcriptional regulator, translating into MKKVDKTSSVSIHIQLQSIIKDMIESGELKEGDVLLPEREICKEQEISRMTVNKAINALVSEGILYRKQGKGTFVAQKKKKYQFNNVKGFTEVMKSRGIDIKTDIIKFEILNPDDIIMEKLGITDKRENVYKIKRIRYVENEPFGYEIAYIPEKVCGGMTKGMLDDNSLYKILENEYGYKVARVEQIIDPIQVDTKVSEKLQCEKGRLALSIQRTSYTEDEKIIEYTVTIIRSDKYQYEINIGM; encoded by the coding sequence ATGAAGAAAGTAGATAAAACTAGCTCTGTATCAATACATATCCAATTACAATCGATAATAAAGGATATGATAGAGTCTGGAGAATTAAAAGAAGGCGACGTACTTCTTCCAGAAAGAGAAATTTGTAAAGAACAAGAAATAAGTAGAATGACTGTCAATAAAGCTATAAATGCACTTGTTTCTGAGGGAATTCTCTACAGAAAACAAGGTAAAGGAACTTTTGTAGCACAGAAAAAGAAAAAATATCAGTTCAACAATGTAAAAGGGTTTACAGAAGTTATGAAGAGCAGAGGAATTGATATTAAGACAGATATAATAAAATTTGAAATACTAAACCCAGATGATATTATAATGGAAAAACTGGGAATAACTGACAAAAGAGAAAACGTATACAAGATAAAAAGAATTAGATATGTAGAAAATGAGCCATTTGGATACGAGATTGCATACATTCCTGAAAAGGTATGTGGTGGTATGACAAAGGGAATGTTAGACGATAATTCTTTGTATAAAATTTTGGAAAATGAATATGGATACAAAGTAGCTAGAGTAGAGCAGATAATAGATCCTATACAAGTAGATACAAAAGTTAGCGAAAAACTACAATGTGAAAAAGGACGGCTAGCACTTAGTATTCAGAGAACATCTTACACAGAAGATGAAAAAATTATAGAATATACAGTGACTATAATTAGAAGTGATAAATATCAGTATGAGATAAATATAGGAATGTAA